GCCGGCGCGCTCGCCTCGTACGCCCTGCTGGCGGGCGGGCAGCGGCCCGGAGTGCGAGTCATGGATGCCTGCGAGGCCGAGGCGGAACATAGATTCCGCTGATCAGACGAGGCATCGTCTGAGTACCGGGGTTACACCCCTCCGGGCCGTGCTCATGCTGTGCCAGCTCCCGCTCCTACGGCCTGGACCTGGTCCTCGTCGCCCCCTTGACCCCCAGTGAACTAGCAGGTCTACCGGCGGCTGCCGCCCGGTCGCCCACTCTCTGCGGCTAGACAGCACAGCTCCATGTGCAGCGCTCAGTCTCGTGTACGATCGTACTAGTACGTTTGTACACGATAAGGAGATCGGCATGGCCTATGTGCTCCTGGTGCTCGCAATCGCGGCCGAGATCGTCGGCACGAGCCTCATGAAGGCGACGGAGGGCTTCACCCGACTCTGGCCGACCCTTGGCCTCGCCGTGGCGTACCTCACCGCGTTCTACCTGCTGTCCCAAGCTGTACGAGACATCCCGGTCAGCGTCGCGTACGCGATGTGGTCCGGCCTCGGCACTGCGGCGATCGCCGCTATCGGTGCCGCCTTCCTCGGCGAGCCACTCACTGCCACCAAGCTGGCCGGCATTGCGCTCGTCGTCGGCGGTGTGGTGGTCCTCAACCTGGGCGGTGCCCATTGACCGCTATACGGCGGCCGGCCCGCGCCCGGGACCCGGAGGGCCGACGCCGAGCCATAGCCATCGCGGCTGCGCAGGTCATCGCCGAGGTCGGCGTCGGCCGGACTACGCACCGCGCCGTTGCCGCTCGGGCCGACGTGCCACTCGGCGCGACCACGTACTATTTTCCTCACCTGGCCGACCTGGTGGCGGCCGGACTCGCGCAGGCGCACACCTTCGGCGAAGCCCTTATCGCGGAGTGGGCTGCCCATCTAGAAGAGGCCACCGAGCTGTCCCGGGCGCTCACCCGGCTGGTCACCGACTACCTGGCCGACCGGCCACGTGCCCTCATGGAGAGCGAGCTGTACCTGGCCGCCGCTCGGGAGCCCGCGTTGCGTGACCTGGCGCGGCGATGGATCGGCGGATTGCAGGACCTCGTCGCGGCGCGGACCGATTCCGACACGGCCTACGCAGTCATCGCCCTCGTTGACGGAGTAATCACCCAACACTTGGCCACTGGCGTGCAGATCGACGCACCCCGGCTTGAAGCGGCCTTCACCCGGCTGTGCCGGCGCTGACACCGGTCGCCGGCGTCGAGTC
This genomic interval from Micromonospora coxensis contains the following:
- a CDS encoding TetR/AcrR family transcriptional regulator; the encoded protein is MPLGATTYYFPHLADLVAAGLAQAHTFGEALIAEWAAHLEEATELSRALTRLVTDYLADRPRALMESELYLAAAREPALRDLARRWIGGLQDLVAARTDSDTAYAVIALVDGVITQHLATGVQIDAPRLEAAFTRLCRR
- a CDS encoding DMT family transporter, encoding MAYVLLVLAIAAEIVGTSLMKATEGFTRLWPTLGLAVAYLTAFYLLSQAVRDIPVSVAYAMWSGLGTAAIAAIGAAFLGEPLTATKLAGIALVVGGVVVLNLGGAH